A window of Nocardiopsis sp. Huas11 genomic DNA:
GGGCGTGCTCGCACCGGTCTCCCCGGAGCGCTTCACGGCCACGTACACGGTGATGGCCGTGGGCGGCCGGGCACTGCCGCTGTCCACGGAGTCCGACCTCGAGACCCAGTGCGCGGTGCTAGCCGAGACCGACGCCCGGCTGCTGCTGGTGAGCGCCGACCTGGCGACGACCGCGCTGGAGCTGGCCGAGCACTCGCGCGTACGCCAGGTGATCGCGTTCGGCGGCGCCCTGGGGACGACGCCCTTCGACGACCTTCTGCAGCCCAGCCCGGACGGCAACGGCTACAACCCCACGCGGGGCCTTTTCGACAACGGCATCCTCGGCTACGACAGTACGCCCGAGGGCATCTTGACCACCCTGTACCCGCACAGCGACCTCATGGCCCGCTTCACGGACCTGCGCGAGCGCCTGGAGCTCACCTCCGACGACGTCGTGGCGGTGGACGAGCGGGGCGACGAGCCCACACGCGCGGCCCTGGTGGCCCTGGCGCTGTGGACGGGGGCGTGCGTGGTGTGCGGCAGCGGCTCCCCCGCTCCGGAGGGCCGTGAGGTGACGGTGCGGTGCGCGCCGGAGCCGGTGCGGGTGGCCCACCCCCGCGCCGGGGGTATGTGCTGAGCCCACGCCCGGCGCGGCCGGTGTAGGAGGCCGCTCGCGAGGGCCGCCCGGGTCGCCTGGGCCGCCTAGCCCGCGGCGGCCTCGGCCTCGGCTCGGGGGTCGTCGATCTCGAACCACGCCACGTGCGTGGCCTCGTTCCAGTA
This region includes:
- a CDS encoding AMP-binding protein, which codes for MGVGLSSGTERSGRHLPRRDDPIGSLTGGLCERLRLRPTRGGSIRGAGRRVDALTFAATVERAAAGLSRRGMCLGDVVGVLAPVSPERFTATYTVMAVGGRALPLSTESDLETQCAVLAETDARLLLVSADLATTALELAEHSRVRQVIAFGGALGTTPFDDLLQPSPDGNGYNPTRGLFDNGILGYDSTPEGILTTLYPHSDLMARFTDLRERLELTSDDVVAVDERGDEPTRAALVALALWTGACVVCGSGSPAPEGREVTVRCAPEPVRVAHPRAGGMC